Within the Salinibacterium sp. TMP30 genome, the region GGCCGCGAGCAGGGTCGGGTAGACCATGGCGGTGCCAGCCCCGAGGAGGATGGCGGCGGTCAGCCAGATCCCGAAGTCCTGGCCGAGGGCGACCATCCCTAGGGCGGCGGCCTGGATGAGCATGCCGCCGACGATTAGTGGCTTGCGGCCGATCCGGTCCGAGAGCGCACCGGTGACTAGCTGCCCGGCGCCCCACACCGCGGGGTAGACCGCAGCGAGGATGCCGATCCTCTCGATGTTCAGCCCTGCGGCGGCGAACAGGATGGGGAACAGGCCCCAGGCCAGCCCATCGTTGAGGTTGTTGACCAGGCCGGCTTGGCTTACGGAGGAGAGGGATTTGTCACGGAAGCTGGTCAGGGTAAAAATTTCCCGATTGCTCAGTTGCGCGTGGGCGTTGGCGTGTGCGGAGGCGTGGCTGGCGGCTTCGAGCTCGGCATGGTGGCGGGTTTCCTTGACGGCGAGCCCGGAGAGACCCAGGCCGAGGGCGATGTACGCGGCGCCGAGTAAGAACGGTCCAGGCCGCAGGCCGTAGGTTGCGGCGATGTAGCCGGTGGCCAGGGCTGTGGCGGCGACGCCGAGGTAGCCTGCCGCTTCGTTCAGTCCCATGGCTAGGCCGCGGCGGGAAGGGCCTACGAGGTCCATTTTCATGATCACGGCGGTCGACCAGGTCAGGCCTTGGCTGATGCCCAAGACGATGTTGGCGGCGACGATCCATCCCCAAGAGGGGCCGAAGATCAGCATCAGCGGGATCGGCAGGGCGATGAGCCAGCCAGCGACTAGTACGGGTTTGCGTCCGTACCGGTCCGAGAGGGTCCCGGCGAAGTAGTTCGTGGCGGCTTTTGCCAACCCGAACGCCAAGATGTAGGTCAGCGCGGACGTGTAGAGATCTAGGTGGAAGACCTTCTGGGCCAGCAGCGGCAGCACGGTGCGTTCCTGGCCCAAGGTCCCGCCGACCAGCGCATTGACTGCAACGAGGAGAATGAACTGGGCGAGGTTCTGGCGCAGCCCGAGCGTTATTCCCAGCTTGGACTCTTCTCGGCCCGTCCGGTGGGTTGATCTGGCGTTCATCGGCTTGTCTCCAGAGATTTGCTGGTGGTGCTGATCCGTTCACCGGTGCGGGGGTCGAAGCCAACTTTGGCGGACTCCCAGACCATGCTGACCCCGAGGAGACAGGTCGGGTTGCCCTGTACCGCGCCGGTGGCTGGAGTCAGATCAAGTTTGACCACAGACGGATACTCCTTCGGGGTGGACCGCCGGACAGCGGTACGCTGATATTCTAGATAAATATGGAATATCTATTCCAGTATTACATGGAACTGTGGAGGATGTGGTGGGTGATCGGGCCAAGAAAGCTGCACTCTTCGATCAGTTCGCGCGAGTAGGCAAGGCGATGGGTAACGGCAAACGCCTCGAGCTGATCGACCTCCTCTCCCAAGGGGAGCGCAGTGTCGAAAACCTCGCTGCCGCCGCAGGTCTGGGCCTGAGCACTGCTTCAGCCCACCTGCAGGCACTGAAGCAGGCGGGCCTAGTGATTACCCGCAAGGAGGGCACCCGGATCTACTACGACCTAGCGGGGGATGACATCCTCCGCCTGTATGACTTGGTCCGCACAGTGGCAAGGGAACGGGTGGTCGAAATGGAAG harbors:
- a CDS encoding MFS transporter, producing MNARSTHRTGREESKLGITLGLRQNLAQFILLVAVNALVGGTLGQERTVLPLLAQKVFHLDLYTSALTYILAFGLAKAATNYFAGTLSDRYGRKPVLVAGWLIALPIPLMLIFGPSWGWIVAANIVLGISQGLTWSTAVIMKMDLVGPSRRGLAMGLNEAAGYLGVAATALATGYIAATYGLRPGPFLLGAAYIALGLGLSGLAVKETRHHAELEAASHASAHANAHAQLSNREIFTLTSFRDKSLSSVSQAGLVNNLNDGLAWGLFPILFAAAGLNIERIGILAAVYPAVWGAGQLVTGALSDRIGRKPLIVGGMLIQAAALGMVALGQDFGIWLTAAILLGAGTAMVYPTLLAAIGDVAHPVWRARSVGIYRLWRDGGFAVGALLAGILADAYGIPVTVAVVGALTAASGIIVAVRMRGTDHQPIRHPA